tgtttgggtgatagtagatagactcacaaaatctgctcacttcttgctGGTAAGAACAGTTTATAACGCTGAGCAGTACGTAGAGCTTTATGTGGCGGAGATAGTGAGATTATATGGAGTTCCAAAGACAATAGTCTCCGATAGAGGAACGGTTTTtacatcaaagttctgggaaggtctACAACGTGCAATGGGCAataagttaaaactaagtacgacatttcaccctcaaacagatggtcagtcagaacgtaccatacaaatattagaagatattgTGAGGGCATGTGCGTTAtacttctcaggatcatggagcaagtatcatccattgatagaattctcttacaacaacagttatcaggcaacgataggcatggcaccttataagatgctatatggaaggaaatgccgatcaccacttcattgggatgaggttggtgaaagacgatatttaggacctgaggctgtaagagaagcaactgagGTAGTAGAATAGATAAGACAGCGAATGATTGCCGCTCAAAGTCGCTAGAAGAGTTATGCTGACGCTAAGAGGCAGaatgttgagttttcagtaggcgatcaagtctttctcaaaatttctctgatgaaggggattatgcatttcggaaagaaaggaaagttaagcccgaggtttataggtcattttgagatattggacaaagtagggcatgtagcatatcaattggctttaccgccatcattagctgaaatgcataacatttttcatgtatctatgttgagaaaatatatatcaaatccatcccatgtgctcgattacaaggctctagagttaaaacaagatttcaattatgaagaacgaccagtacgcgttctagaatagggaactaaggagttaaggtccaaaagtgtccctatggttaaaatcttgtggagcaatagcacagaaagagaggccacatgggaatAGGAAGAATATATGAGGGAGCAGTATCCCGAGATgtatggtaagtaaattttgaggatgaaattattttaagtaggggagaattgtagcatcctggaattttacttagctagatagtagtagtagtagtagctgtagaattttagttttagtggatattggtcaaagccgggatttagttagaaactcgtagaaatagttatggattttataagttttacctacgatttgaaaatattaattttatcataaggtttgattaatgaatatagtcctaataatattatttattataacctaaggtttagatagaataattaagaacgtgacacttgtcacaagcatgtttattaagggtttaaatatatatatattttttggtaaATCAACAAGCTTGTATTATGCACATCAACTTACAAACACCAATCAATACAGACACCAAAATCCAAAACCCAAACTACTAAACCCCATTAATTACAATATAACTTCCTCACCCAGTCCAAATCCTCCTTTCCAAGGTTCCTATCAAATAACAATCTCAATCTATTACAAATGTCTAATTTAATATTCTGAGAGACATAATTCACTAACGGCACCTGATGATTCCAATAAGCTGAGTTTCTAGCTTTCCATATGTGGTACACACAGGCACTAAGAGAGCAAAAATACACTCTTCTTCTGCAAGCAGAATGTCTACTACGCCTTATCCAATTCATCAAACCAGTCAGCTCACATCGATAGGAACCAATCCTTAACCAATTCAAGATAGAGAGCAGGCAGCTCTTACTAAACTGGCATTCAAAAAATAAGTGTCTGTGACTTTCATCATACTGACCACAGATAACACACAAAGAATCCTGAGCTATTCCAAATCGAAACAACCTGTCTTTAGATGGCAGCCTTTGCTTTAACACCAGCCAAGATACAAACTTATGCTTTGGAATGCCTAATCTATCCCAAATAGAAGCAAATTTCCATCTGGTCTGGGAATTATTCTTCCTCAACTTATACAAATTGGCTATACTGTAATGAGTCCAGCTGAGCATAGATCCTTGATAAGACTCCTTTAACTCCTCCTTGATCCTAACAGTTTTTTTCCAGTACCAGCTACTAGAACTAGGCGCCTTATAACTCCACCAACCCTCTTGCTTTAAGTAAACAGCATGAATCCATTTCACCCACAGGTTCTCTTCTTTTTTCGCAATAGCCCAGACATATTTTCCTATGGCGCGCCTGTTCCACAGCCCTACATCTTTAAATCCCAGACCTCCTCTCTGCTTAGGAAGGCTAACTTCAGCCCAGGAAACTCTCCCATGCCCATCCAATCTATCACCACATTTCCATAAGAAATTTCTACATATCTGGTTGATTTTATCTATCACAGCTTTAGGTAAAATAACTATTTGAGACCAGTAAGTGTTTATGGAGAGCAAAATAGAGTTTATAAGAACACACCGGCCAGCATAAGATAGATTCCTAGAACTCCAAGTTCTTAACCTTTTCACCATTTTATCCACCAAGCATTCACAATCAGATATGGAGATTCTTTTATTACTAATAGACATCCCTAAGTAATTGAAAGGGAGTCTACTTCTCTGAAAACCAGAAGCCTCTGTTAGCTGATACCAGACCTCCTCCTGCATCCCAACTCTGAAAATAGCAGATTTCTTCTGATTAGCCTTCAACTCAGAGGTCTCCGAAAATAACTGGAACCCTCTTAATAGCATATACGCTGCCTTGAAATCACCCCTACTAACAACAATAAATCATCTGCAAAGCACAAATGAGTTAATTGTAAACTGCCACATCTAGGATGATATTTAAAATCTGAGTGCAAAGATACTCTAGCTAGAATTCTTGATAAATACTCCATCCCAATAACAAAAAGAAGAGGGGACATTGGATCCCCTTGCCTTAACCCTCTTCTGGAATGAATCATATCTGATGGGGTCCCATTAAGCACAATCGAGAATCTAGCTGTTGTGACACAAACCATTACTAGCTGAATAAACTGATTTGGAAATTTAAGAGTAGTCATCATTTCTTGTAAGAAGTTCCAATCTAGGGAGTCATAGGCCTTCTGAAGGTCAATTTTGATAAGGCAAGCTACCTGAGCATTTTTCCTTCCATACTCTCTAACCATGTCCTGACATAGCATTATATTATGAGCTATGTTCCTACCTTTGATAAATCCACTCTGGTTTTCAGAAATAATCAATGGTAGAATCTCCCTGAGCCTATTACATATAATCTTCGTAGCAATCTTATATACTACATTACAGCAAGCTATAGGCCTAAAGTCACTAACATTCTTAAGACAATTAGACTTAGGGATAAGGATTATATTTGTGGTATTGATTTCTTTAAGAATCCTCCCCGAATGAAGAAATGAAAGAACTGCCTGTGTAAGATCATTACCAGTGATATTCCACGAGTGTTTAAAGAACGCACTACTATACCCATCTGGTCCAGGAGATTTCTCATCAGGAATTGAATAAAGAGCAGCTTTGACCTCCTCTTGTGTATACTTTCCACATAAAAACTCAGCTTGCTGAGATGATACAGTAGCTCCTTGCTGCACCATCGAGTCCAACACAGTCCTTCTCCCTTTCATTTTTGAGCCTAGTAACTCTATATAATAGTCCTTAAATGCCTTTTGCACATCTTCCTGCCTATCCAGCCAATTACCCTTCATATCCCAAATGGAGTAAATAGCATTCTGAGTGTTCCTAAACCGAATACTATTATGGAATAATTTTGTATTCTCATCTCCTTGTTTTAACCACTCCTCTTTGATCTTCTGCTTAAGGAACTATATCTTATTTTTGTGGGCTAACTAATAATCCTTCCTTCTTGTGATCTCCTCATCAATCAGGTGGATGTTTCCAAGATTAGCTTGAAGTTTCCCCTGAATATCTAGCAGAAGCTTAAGCATCTTCACCTCCCGAACAAACACATCTCCTTTCCCGTTCCTGTTAAGATCTTTCAAATCCACTCTAAGCCTTTTTAGCTTTGATATTAGGCAAAACATTGGAGTCCCTTTTACTTCCTTAGCCCAGCTTTCTGTCACTATCCTCTGAAATCCTTCAAGATTACTCCAGAAATTAAAGAATTTAAATGGTTTCCTAGTCTCAGGAGTTGTACCAAAATTCACCATAAAAGGACAATGATCCATGTCACCTTCAGGGAAAAAAACCACTTCAGCTGAATTAAATTTCTCCAACCAGCTATCATTAGCCAATACTCTGTCAAGTTTAGCAAACACTCGGTCCTTCCCAGCTTGTTTATTATTCCAAGTGTAGAAAGAGCCCGAAAATTTCACATCTACTAGCCTACAATTCTCCACACAGCTTTGAAAAGGGACTAGCTCTAATCCATTACCTCTATAAGGAAACCTGTCTGATGGGGATAAAACTGCATTAAAATCACCCATAACAATCCAAGGATATCTAATATCTTGAGCCATGTGATCTAAGTCCATCCATAACTTTCCCTACCCTTCATATTGTTAAGAGCATACACCACTGTTAACGCAAACTGAGTTCCATTCTTGCCTTGAATATGAAAATGCATCCATTGATTAGAACCACCTCGAATATCCACATCAAAACTCAGAGGATTCCAGGCCACTACAATTCTTCCATTAGGGTGGTGCATTAAGTTTGAAGAGAAGCACCAACCCTTAAACATGTTTAGGTATAAAGACCCCACATTAGAAGCCTTTACCCTAGTTTCTAGGAGACTAACAAAACCAATTCTCTTGTTTGAAATCATTCTCATGACCTCCTTTTGTTTACTTGTTTTGTTCAGCCCCCTAACATTCCACCCAAAAAGTCTATCCATTTATGAATGGAGGCTCTCCCCCTCCATTCATGTTAGTCCTCATTTCCTGTAATGCTTCCCCAGCTTTAACCTTAGTATCTGAAAATTGACCTAGCATCGAAAAAGAGTTGCTCTCTGATATCCCCTTATTCTTAGTCATTATACCCTTCTTCCCCTTGTTTTGCTGATTCGCCTCTGAAGTTTCCTCAGAAGCTCCCTTACCCTGAATTATCAAATTGCCATTCGGAAGATTATCTAAATTTagttcttctcttttcttctcctgCCAGACTTTTGATGATTCTCCTAGGGTCCCCTTCTTCTTACACATTTCCTTCCGATGTCCTATCCCTctacaatgcatacaaacatcaGGTTTCCATTCATATTGCACTTCAACATATACATATTCCCCCTTTTCATCTTCAAACTTAATTTGATTAGGTAACTCTTTTGTAAAACTGACTTCAATTAGGACCCTAGCAAATTGAAGCTTCTCCCTGGCCATTGTTTCTCGATCTTGTTTCACAAATTTTCCAATGGTGCCCACAATCTTTGCCATAGATCGCTCACCCCAGTACTTTAATTCCAAATTTCTCAGTTGAGCCCAAACCGGTATTGTCAATACTGTATCCTTAGAGAATTTGGAGTTAGGAtcccatcttttcatgataagagGCTTCCTATCAAAGAACTGGTATCCACCATTCAGAATTCCATCTCTAGTCTCCACCAAATTAAATCGAAGAATAAAAACCCCTAAAGCTAGAAGGCTGATTTTATCAATACCTTTATCTTTCCAGATTCTCCTAAAGAATCCTTCCATCACCATTAATGGAGGGTTAGCTCCCAAAACATAGCAAACTAGAGCAGAGTTCCAATAATGAacttcttcttctatatcttCTGCATCTATCTTAACACAATCAGGCTCAATATGCAAGAAAGGATTAGAATTAGAAGTACCTGCTTGCCCTCTCTTGATTGATCCTCTTTTCAAAACCCCCAACCAGTCATTCAGAGTATTCTTAATCATAGCTTGACCATCCAGATCTTCATGCTCCAGCTCGAATCCATTTTGAGACTGCTGAGACTGACTCTTCATATCATCGATCTTCATACCTGCTCCATTATTAATTTCCAGCGGAGATTCCTATACCCGAACCTCCTCATGATTTTCCAGTCGCTTTTCATTAGTTTCCTCCTCTTCATCAAAAACCATAGCCTCCACCCCTAAGATACCAGCCATtgattttactttaatgactgGATCCGTAGAAGAAGGCCCTCTTTTCTTCTTCCCTGGAGTTTTATTCTTCAATCCCGGTCTCCCTGCCATGGCACCAGATCTAGTTGAAGAAAGAGCgggaaaaaatccaaaaactttTTAGGTTTAaatatttttgatgaatagtttaattaaaagaaaaatctaGAAGCTCGagaaccttccattatctgttaggatcacgttttactcagtcaaagtagttttaatcaatttcaaattatcctgaaatgtgcaaaaatgtgtttgaaatatcagtgtatgccgatatatcatagCTATAAGGGCTAATATATCGCCTATagttgatacgaaaaacacgttaacttcgcacgaacgaaaccacgaaccctcgggatcatggtaggggcgatatatcgcctaccctaggcgatatattggctccaatGGCCATATTTGAGTTGTTCATAAAATTCTGATatagaaatagccctcaacaaccttgactcattcctgaatgtttttgaccgagttctggggatctgttgaacagataattcaaatttattaattttttaatcatttatttattcattttaaaggatttagtttcactccttgaactctataaataggacccttcactcatccatttcattcatcattcaagcacagttcagagcctccaag
The genomic region above belongs to Humulus lupulus chromosome 1, drHumLupu1.1, whole genome shotgun sequence and contains:
- the LOC133824424 gene encoding uncharacterized protein LOC133824424, which encodes MFKGWCFSSNLMHHPNGRIVVAWNPLSFDVDIRGGSNQWMHFHIQGKNGTQFALTVVYALNNMKVLSPSDRFPYRGNGLELVPFQSCVENCRLVDVKFSGSFYTWNNKQAGKDRVFAKLDRVLANDSWLEKFNSAEVVFFPEGDMDHCPFMVNFGTTPETRKPFKFFNFWSNLEGFQRIVTESWAKEVKGTPMFCLISKLKRLRVDLKDLNRNGKGDVFVREVKMLKLLLDIQGKLQANLGNIHLIDEEITRRKDY